A region of Piscinibacter gummiphilus DNA encodes the following proteins:
- the ftsA gene encoding cell division protein FtsA has translation MAKEYKDLVVGLDIGTAKVMAVVAEVLPGGELRVAGLGIAAAHGLKRGVVVNIDATVQSIQQALKEAEMMADCKITRVYTGITGSHIRGQNSTGMVIVRDKEVTPVDVSRVVETAKAINIPNDQRLLLVEPQEFVIDGHEVKEPIGMSGGRLEVKVHIVTGAQSAAENIIKCVRRCGLEVDQLVLNPSASSHAVLTDDEKDLGVALVDIGAGTTDVAIFTDGAIRHTAVIPIAGDLITSDIAMALRTPTKDAEEIKVEYGVAKQLLADPSEQLEVPGLGDRAPRMLSRQALAGVIEPRVEEIFSLVHQVIRESGYEELLSSGIVLTGGAAVMPGMVELAEDIFLKPVRKGIPTYHGALHDMVASPRSATVMGLLDEARLGRSRGMKAAQQAGSVKTWFGRLKDWFLGNF, from the coding sequence ATGGCCAAAGAATACAAAGACCTCGTGGTGGGACTCGACATCGGCACGGCCAAGGTGATGGCCGTGGTGGCCGAAGTCCTGCCCGGCGGCGAGCTGCGCGTGGCCGGCCTCGGCATCGCGGCGGCACACGGCCTCAAGCGCGGCGTGGTGGTCAACATCGACGCGACGGTGCAGTCCATCCAGCAGGCGCTGAAGGAGGCCGAGATGATGGCCGACTGCAAGATCACGCGCGTCTACACCGGCATCACCGGCAGCCACATCCGCGGCCAGAACAGCACGGGCATGGTGATCGTGCGCGACAAGGAGGTCACGCCGGTCGACGTGTCGCGCGTGGTCGAGACCGCCAAGGCCATCAACATCCCGAACGACCAGCGGCTGCTGCTCGTCGAGCCGCAGGAGTTCGTGATCGACGGCCACGAGGTCAAGGAACCCATCGGCATGAGCGGCGGGCGCCTCGAGGTCAAGGTGCACATCGTGACGGGCGCGCAGAGCGCGGCCGAGAACATCATCAAGTGCGTGCGCCGCTGCGGCCTCGAGGTGGACCAGCTCGTGCTGAACCCGAGCGCGTCGAGCCACGCGGTGCTCACCGACGACGAGAAGGACCTGGGTGTCGCGCTCGTCGACATCGGCGCGGGCACCACCGACGTCGCCATCTTCACCGACGGTGCGATCCGCCACACCGCGGTGATCCCGATCGCGGGTGACCTGATCACGAGCGACATCGCGATGGCGCTGCGCACGCCCACGAAGGACGCGGAAGAGATCAAGGTGGAGTACGGCGTGGCCAAGCAGCTGCTGGCCGATCCGTCGGAGCAGCTGGAAGTGCCGGGCCTCGGCGACCGCGCGCCGCGCATGCTCAGCCGCCAGGCGCTGGCCGGTGTGATCGAGCCGCGCGTGGAGGAGATCTTCTCGCTCGTGCACCAGGTGATCCGCGAGAGCGGCTACGAGGAGCTGCTCTCGTCCGGCATCGTGCTGACCGGCGGCGCGGCGGTGATGCCGGGCATGGTCGAACTCGCGGAGGACATCTTCCTGAAGCCGGTGCGCAAGGGCATCCCGACGTACCACGGCGCGCTGCACGACATGGTCGCGAGCCCGCGCTCGGCCACCGTGATGGGCCTGCTCGACGAAGCGCGCCTCGGCCGCTCGCGCGGCATGAAGGCGGCGCAGCAGGCCGGTTCCGTCAAGACATGGTTTGGTCGCCTCAAGGACTGGTTCCTGGGCAACTTCTGA
- the ftsZ gene encoding cell division protein FtsZ — translation MAIEMIEEFDLGTKIKVIGVGGGGGNAVDHMISQGVQGVEFICANTDAQALNRSTAHHLIQLGNTGLGAGAKPEAGRAAGEEAVDRIRESIAGSNMLFITAGMGGGTGTGAAPVIARVAKEMGILTVGVVTKPFDFEGNRRMKAADAGLAELEANVDSLIVILNDKLLDVLGDDVTQDQAFAHANDVLRNAVGGISDIIHIPGLVNVDFEDVKTVMSEPGKAMMGTAVASGPDRAAKAAEGAVACPLLEGIDLSGARGVLVLIAAGRSTFKLSESRNAMNCIRRYAADDAHVIYGTAYDESLGDQLRVTVIATGLSPAKRQQAPISVVHSQVVQRTGTDNLPVLNQPVHAGSGGGASHDYSSLSVPSVWRNGRTAAAKVDALASHGMDEIEIPAFLRKQAD, via the coding sequence ATGGCAATCGAAATGATCGAAGAATTCGACCTCGGCACGAAGATCAAGGTGATCGGCGTGGGTGGCGGCGGCGGCAACGCGGTCGACCACATGATTTCCCAAGGTGTTCAGGGCGTGGAATTCATCTGCGCGAACACCGACGCGCAGGCGCTCAACCGCTCCACCGCACACCACCTGATCCAGCTGGGCAACACCGGCCTGGGCGCCGGCGCGAAGCCGGAAGCCGGCCGCGCCGCCGGCGAAGAAGCCGTCGACCGCATCCGCGAATCGATCGCCGGCTCGAACATGCTCTTCATCACCGCCGGCATGGGCGGCGGCACGGGCACGGGCGCCGCGCCGGTGATCGCGCGCGTGGCGAAGGAGATGGGCATCCTGACCGTGGGCGTGGTCACGAAGCCGTTCGACTTCGAAGGCAACCGCCGCATGAAGGCCGCCGACGCGGGCCTCGCCGAACTCGAAGCCAACGTCGACTCGCTGATCGTCATCCTGAACGACAAGCTGCTCGACGTGCTGGGCGACGACGTGACGCAGGACCAGGCCTTCGCACACGCCAACGACGTGCTGCGCAACGCCGTGGGCGGCATCAGCGACATCATCCACATCCCGGGCCTGGTGAACGTCGACTTCGAGGACGTGAAGACGGTGATGAGCGAGCCGGGCAAGGCGATGATGGGCACGGCCGTGGCCAGCGGTCCGGACCGCGCCGCCAAGGCCGCCGAAGGCGCCGTGGCCTGCCCGCTGCTGGAAGGCATCGACCTGTCGGGCGCGCGTGGCGTGCTCGTGCTGATCGCCGCCGGTCGCAGCACGTTCAAGCTGAGCGAGTCCCGCAACGCGATGAACTGCATCCGCCGCTACGCCGCCGACGACGCGCACGTGATCTACGGCACCGCCTACGACGAATCGCTGGGCGACCAGCTGCGCGTCACGGTGATCGCCACCGGCCTGAGCCCGGCCAAGCGCCAGCAGGCCCCGATCAGCGTGGTCCACAGCCAGGTCGTGCAGCGCACGGGCACGGACAACCTGCCGGTGCTGAACCAGCCGGTGCACGCCGGCAGCGGCGGCGGTGCCTCGCACGACTACAGCAGCCTGTCGGTGCCGAGCGTGTGGCGCAACGGCCGCACGGCCGCGGCGAAGGTCGATGCGCTGGCCAGCCATGGCATGGACGAGATCGAGATTCCCGCTTTCCTCCGGAAGCAGGCGGACTGA